From Symphalangus syndactylus isolate Jambi chromosome X, NHGRI_mSymSyn1-v2.1_pri, whole genome shotgun sequence, the proteins below share one genomic window:
- the PCSK1N gene encoding proSAAS, whose product MAGSPLLWGPRAGGVGILVLLLLGLFRPPPALCARPVKEPRGLSAASAPLAETGAPRRFRRSVPRGEAAGAVQELARALAHLLEAERQERARAEAQEAEDQQARVLAQLLRVWGAPRNSDPALGLDDDPDAPAAQLARALLRARLDPAALAAQLVPAPVPAAALRPRPPVYDDGPAGQDAEEAGDETPDVDPELLRYLLGRILAGSTDSEGVSAPRRLRRAADQDVGSELPPEGVLGALLRVKRVETPAPQVPARRLLPP is encoded by the exons ATGGCGGGGTCGCCGCTGCTCTGGGGGCCGCGGGCCGGGGGCGTCGGCATTTTGGTGCTGCTGCTGCTCGGCCTGTTTCGGCCGCCCCCCGCGCTCTGCGCGCGGCCGGTAAAG GAGCCCCGCGGCCTAAGCGCAGCGTCTGCGCCCTTGGCTGAGACTGGCGCTCCCCGCCGCTTCCGGCGGTCAGTGCCCCGAGGTGAGGCTGCGGGGGCGGTGCAGGAGCTGGCGCGGGCGCTGGCGCATCTGCTGGAGGCCGAACGTCAGGAGCGGGCGCGGGCCGAggcgcaggaggctgaggatcagCAGGCGCGCGTCCTGGCGCAGCTGCTGCGCGTCTGGGGCGCCCCCCGCAACTCTGATCCGGCTCTGGGCCTGGACGACGACCCCGACGCGCCTGCAGCGCAGCTCGCTCGCGCTCTGCTCCGCGCCCGCCTTGACCCTGCAGCCCTCGCAGCCCAGCTTGTCCCCGCACCCGTCCCCGCCGCGGCGCTCCGACCCCGGCCCCCGGTCTACGACGACGGCCCCGCGGGCCAGGATGCCGAGGAGGCAGGCGATGAGACACCCGACGTGGACCCCGAGCTGCTGAG GTACTTGCTGGGACGGATTCTTGCGGGAAGCACGGACTCCGAGGGGGTGTCAGCACCGCGCCGCCTCCGCCGTGCCGCCGACCAGGATGTGGGCTCCGAGCTGCCCCCTGAGGGCGTACTGGGGGCGCTGCTGCGTGTGAAACGCGTAGAGACCCCGGCGCCCCAGGTGCCTGCACGCCGCCTCTTGCCACCCTGA
- the ERAS gene encoding GTPase ERas, whose protein sequence is MELPTKPGTFDLGLATWSPSFQGETHRAQARRRDVGRQLPEYKAVVVGASGVGKSALTIQLNHQCFVEDHDPTIQDSYWKELTLDSGDCILNVLDTAGQAIHRALRDQCLAVCDGVLGVFALDDPSSLIQLQQIWATWGPHPAQPLVLVGNKCDLVTTAGDAHAAAAALAHSWGAHFVETSAKTRQGVEEAFSLLVHEIQRVQEAMAKEPMAKSCREKTRHQKATCHCGCSVA, encoded by the coding sequence ATGGAGCTGCCAACAAAGCCTGGCACCTTCGACCTGGGCCTGGCCACATGGAGCCCTTCCTTCCAGGGGGAAACCCACCGGGCTCAGGCACGCCGCAGGGATGTTGGCAGGCAGCTGCCTGAGTACAaggctgtggtggtgggcgccagtgGCGTGGGCAAGAGTGCGCTGACCATCCAGCTGAACCACCAGTGCTTCGTGGAGGACCACGACCCCACCATCCAGGATTCCTACTGGAAGGAGTTGACCCTGGACAGTGGGGACTGCATTCTGAATGTGCTGGACACAGCAGGGCAGGCCATCCATAGGGCCCTGCGTGACCAGTGCCTGGCTGTCTGTGATGGTGTGCTGGGCGTCTTCGCTCTCGATGACCCCTCGTCTCTGATCCAGCTGCAGCAGATATGGGCCACCTGGGGCCCTCATCCCGCCCAGCCCCTTGTCCTCGTGGGCAACAAGTGTGACCTTGTGACCACTGCTGGAGATGCTCATGCCGCTGCTGCAGCCCTCGCACACAGCTGGGGGGCCCACTTCGTGGAGACCTCAGCCAAAACACGGCAAGGCGTGGAGGAGGCCTTTTCCCTGCTGGTCCATGAAATCCAGAGGGTCCAGGAGGCCATGGCGAAGGAGCCCATGGCAAAGTCCTGTAGGGAGAAGACCCGGCACCAGAAGGCCACCTGCCACTGTGGCTGCTCCGTGGCCTGA